A genomic stretch from Telopea speciosissima isolate NSW1024214 ecotype Mountain lineage chromosome 7, Tspe_v1, whole genome shotgun sequence includes:
- the LOC122669052 gene encoding universal stress protein A-like protein — protein MAEAEANERRIVVAVDEGQESMYALSWCLKNVVSRDSKDTLILLYAKPSSSVYPVMDGTGYLFSSDIIASMEKYRADVADCVMEKANNVCKDIPNIKVQTKVGNGDPRDVICEVVEKLAADLLVMGTHGYGLIKRAFLGSVSNHCAQNVKCPILIVKMPKSVGTSFRK, from the exons ATGGCTGAAGCGGAAGCGAACGAACGCAGGATTGTGGTAGCGGTGGACGAAGGACAGGAGAGCATGTATGCGCTATCCTGGTGTCTCAAGAACGTAGTCTCCCGTGATTCGAaagacacccttatcctccttTACGCCAAACCGTCTAGCTCCGTCTACCCTGTTATGGATGGAACAG GGTATTTGTTTTCCTCCGATATAATTGCGTCGATGGAGAAATACAGGGCGGATGTTGCGGATTGTGTAATGGAGAAGGCCAATAACGTCTGCAAGGATATTCCTAAT ATTAAGGTGCAAACGAAGGTAGGGAATGGGGATCCGAGGGATGTGATATGTGAAGTGGTTGAGAAGCTCGCTGCTGATTTGTTGGTCATGGGAACCCATGGTTACGGTCTCATCAAGAG GGCTTTCCTTGGAAGTGTGAGTAATCACTGCGCGCAAAACGTCAAGTGCCCTATTTTGATTGTGAAGATGCCAAAATCAGTGGGTACCAGTTTCCGCAAGTAA